The Kroppenstedtia pulmonis genome has a segment encoding these proteins:
- a CDS encoding YeeE/YedE family protein, whose product MAMNPPSPERHRSGAESVLNSPVPASPQSWMIGGTLLVSLLLWYSVWFSQGSQQSILYGLGILLGYSLFHARFGFTSAFRQFLSVGQGVGIRAHMLMLAVACTLFAPILATGTGFFGVNPAPSLAPLGTSVVAGAFIFGIGMQLGGGCASGTLYALGGGRSSAFITLLAFIAGSVIGAWHWDFWVNQTPSLPPVSLAETTGWGYGGAWMAQMILFAAVAGITWAIARKRRPPIRKPLPTAQGWIRIFRGSWPLWVAAIALAVLNAATLLTQGKPWGITSAFALWGSKAALALGIDVTQWAYWSGDRANALHAPVLADSTSVMNFGIILGAALASAAGGTFILRRIPIKTLLASVIGGLLMGYGARLAYGCNIGAYFSGVASFSLHGWLWMVMALIGSMVGLYLRPFFGMSNPKPDDSVC is encoded by the coding sequence ATGGCAATGAACCCCCCCTCTCCAGAACGTCACAGATCCGGGGCTGAGTCTGTGTTGAACTCTCCTGTTCCGGCATCTCCCCAATCCTGGATGATAGGCGGTACACTGCTGGTCAGTCTGCTTCTTTGGTACTCTGTATGGTTCAGTCAGGGAAGCCAGCAAAGTATCCTGTACGGTTTGGGAATCCTGCTCGGTTACTCTCTCTTCCATGCACGTTTCGGCTTCACCTCTGCCTTTCGACAATTTCTGTCCGTGGGCCAGGGTGTAGGAATTCGAGCCCATATGCTGATGCTGGCCGTCGCCTGTACGTTATTTGCCCCGATTCTTGCTACAGGCACAGGCTTCTTCGGTGTAAATCCCGCTCCTTCCCTGGCTCCTTTGGGCACCAGTGTCGTCGCCGGGGCTTTTATTTTCGGGATCGGGATGCAACTGGGAGGCGGTTGTGCCTCAGGAACCCTTTATGCGCTGGGAGGCGGACGCTCCTCTGCCTTTATCACTTTATTGGCTTTCATCGCCGGTTCTGTGATCGGAGCTTGGCATTGGGACTTTTGGGTAAATCAAACTCCTTCCCTTCCACCTGTTTCCTTGGCGGAGACCACCGGCTGGGGATACGGGGGAGCTTGGATGGCACAGATGATCTTGTTTGCTGCAGTGGCAGGCATTACCTGGGCCATCGCCCGTAAACGCCGTCCTCCCATTCGCAAGCCTCTTCCGACAGCTCAAGGGTGGATTCGTATTTTCCGGGGTTCCTGGCCTTTATGGGTCGCCGCTATCGCATTGGCAGTACTGAACGCGGCAACCCTTTTGACTCAAGGAAAACCCTGGGGAATCACCTCCGCCTTTGCCCTGTGGGGCTCCAAAGCAGCTCTGGCGTTGGGAATTGACGTCACCCAGTGGGCTTATTGGTCAGGAGACCGTGCAAACGCTCTCCACGCCCCTGTCTTAGCTGATTCCACCAGCGTTATGAACTTCGGCATCATTTTGGGTGCGGCCTTGGCATCTGCCGCAGGAGGAACTTTTATCTTAAGGAGAATTCCCATAAAAACACTGCTGGCTTCCGTAATTGGCGGCCTTCTCATGGGATACGGGGCACGCCTCGCCTACGGATGCAATATTGGGGCCTACTTTTCAGGTGTCGCCTCTTTCAGCTTACACGGTTGGCTGTGGATGGTCATGGCATTGATCGGTTCCATGGTCGGACTTTATCTTCGCCCCTTCTTCGGCATGTCCAACCCCAAACCCGATGATTCCGTCTGTTAA
- the trxB gene encoding thioredoxin-disulfide reductase has translation MHKVMILGTGPSGLTAAIYLARANMKPVVIEGPEPGGQLTTTTDVENFPGFPEGILGPELMDNMRKQAERFGAQFKQGWVDKVDLSQRPFRVHVDSLGELEAESLVISTGASAKLLGIPGEKENMGQGVSTCATCDGFFYRDKKIIVVGGGDSAMEEANFLTKFASNVHIVHRREELRASKIMQDRAKENPKISWGLNRVPMEVVTKDGGGVKGLKVKNKETGAEELLEADGIFVAIGHHPNTGFLEGQLKTNELGYIEVIPGTARTSVEGVFACGDVQDHVYRQAITAAGTGCMAAMDCEKYLEGASVGDWSQSL, from the coding sequence ATGCATAAAGTAATGATTTTGGGAACAGGTCCTTCTGGCCTGACAGCGGCGATCTATTTGGCACGGGCCAATATGAAGCCTGTGGTTATAGAAGGACCGGAACCTGGTGGACAGTTAACCACCACCACCGATGTAGAGAATTTCCCGGGCTTCCCGGAGGGGATATTGGGTCCGGAATTAATGGATAATATGCGGAAGCAGGCGGAACGCTTCGGTGCCCAGTTTAAACAGGGCTGGGTAGATAAAGTGGATCTGTCCCAACGACCCTTTCGGGTTCATGTGGACAGCTTGGGTGAATTGGAGGCGGAGTCCCTGGTTATTTCCACCGGTGCCTCGGCAAAGCTGCTGGGGATTCCCGGTGAAAAAGAGAACATGGGGCAAGGCGTTTCCACTTGTGCCACTTGTGACGGCTTTTTCTACCGTGATAAGAAAATCATCGTAGTTGGCGGCGGAGACTCCGCCATGGAAGAAGCCAACTTCCTTACCAAATTTGCCTCCAATGTTCATATTGTCCATCGTCGTGAAGAACTTCGTGCTTCTAAAATTATGCAAGATCGTGCCAAGGAGAATCCCAAGATCAGTTGGGGGTTGAACCGGGTACCGATGGAAGTGGTCACCAAAGATGGTGGTGGCGTCAAAGGGTTGAAAGTTAAAAACAAGGAGACCGGCGCAGAAGAGTTGTTGGAGGCCGATGGAATTTTTGTTGCGATTGGTCACCATCCCAATACAGGTTTCCTGGAAGGTCAATTGAAAACCAATGAATTGGGTTATATTGAAGTGATCCCAGGCACGGCCCGTACCAGTGTGGAAGGGGTATTTGCCTGTGGAGATGTTCAGGATCATGTATATCGTCAAGCGATCACGGCTGCCGGTACCGGTTGTATGGCTGCCATGGATTGTGAGAAATATTTGGAAGGTGCCAGTGTTGGAGACTGGAGTCAATCCCTGTAA
- a CDS encoding RNA polymerase sigma factor has product MCNGEWDGNTAGNREEDWVRRARSGDREAFGELVRLHRARAFGWARSMAGDPHLAEDVVQDALMRAFLRMGTLLDESRFVPWLKKIVHNEARMKLRRGGPHGREHPFSGMKIEGNTHGLDPSDLEDVINWLSLRRDRDEPGMDPEVAILQRENLEMIRVVLRCLNRRERALFEAYFFKQLSPGEIAELLSMSRGHVYTSLHRVKEKVRREGFRLEIRPYLQIRKEQGLMSKKRLHPPQPGGSWNSFVGALREALGYTEGKSYSLIDLMGYTGQAFRIQVHPEDVDVAGPTAYLWKRVMEKGLANIGVQMGYCGSEIPNYEPPSAQETMDAIRMIHRSVDRGVPVIGWDLFISEFGLIYGYDDEKEVLDAVDLEARRGLPYDRLGRGKLKELALVTIDSRERVEPKAALRGALQMALEHGEGKEPAMPGYVQGTAAYASWAEAFKSGSVDPFGNAYNAAVYSDARQFATHFLLMWSSTCPERQANPQEQLLLARAAACYAQVGEALTELRTLFPFPSGGDPADPGKAQAAVKLLEKAKEAETEGLHLLEELSGNLVEEGNIK; this is encoded by the coding sequence ATGTGTAACGGGGAGTGGGATGGAAATACGGCGGGTAACAGGGAAGAGGATTGGGTACGGCGGGCACGATCGGGGGATCGGGAGGCCTTTGGAGAGTTGGTACGTCTTCATCGGGCCCGGGCTTTCGGATGGGCCCGCTCCATGGCGGGTGATCCCCATCTGGCGGAGGATGTGGTGCAAGATGCCCTGATGCGGGCGTTTCTGAGAATGGGAACGTTATTGGATGAATCCCGGTTTGTTCCCTGGCTGAAGAAAATCGTCCACAACGAAGCCCGGATGAAACTGCGCCGGGGCGGGCCCCATGGCCGTGAACATCCTTTCAGTGGGATGAAGATCGAAGGAAATACCCACGGTCTCGATCCCTCCGATTTGGAAGATGTCATAAACTGGCTCAGTCTGCGAAGGGACAGGGACGAGCCGGGGATGGATCCCGAGGTCGCCATCCTCCAACGGGAGAATCTGGAGATGATCCGAGTGGTGCTTCGCTGTCTCAACAGGAGGGAACGGGCTCTCTTTGAAGCCTATTTCTTCAAGCAACTCTCTCCGGGAGAAATCGCGGAATTGTTATCCATGAGCCGGGGCCATGTGTACACTTCTCTTCACCGGGTCAAGGAAAAGGTGCGTCGCGAAGGTTTCCGGCTGGAGATCCGGCCGTATCTTCAAATAAGGAAGGAGCAAGGGCTGATGAGTAAAAAGAGGCTTCACCCCCCGCAACCGGGTGGCAGTTGGAATTCCTTCGTGGGTGCTTTGAGAGAGGCCTTGGGTTACACGGAGGGGAAGTCATACAGCTTGATCGATCTGATGGGATACACCGGGCAAGCCTTCCGGATCCAGGTGCACCCTGAGGATGTGGACGTGGCGGGGCCGACGGCCTATCTCTGGAAGCGGGTGATGGAAAAAGGACTGGCCAATATCGGGGTTCAGATGGGGTACTGCGGATCGGAGATCCCCAACTATGAACCGCCCTCCGCCCAGGAGACGATGGATGCAATCCGTATGATCCACCGGAGTGTGGACCGGGGGGTGCCGGTCATCGGGTGGGACCTGTTTATCTCAGAGTTTGGACTGATCTACGGCTATGACGATGAAAAGGAAGTGTTGGACGCGGTCGATCTCGAAGCCCGGCGGGGACTCCCCTATGACCGGCTGGGCCGGGGGAAGCTGAAAGAGTTGGCCCTGGTGACCATCGACAGTCGGGAAAGAGTGGAGCCGAAGGCCGCACTCCGGGGAGCCTTGCAGATGGCGCTGGAGCACGGGGAAGGGAAGGAGCCCGCCATGCCGGGATATGTACAGGGAACAGCCGCTTATGCATCTTGGGCGGAGGCTTTTAAAAGCGGAAGTGTGGATCCCTTCGGCAACGCATACAATGCGGCGGTCTACTCCGACGCCCGCCAATTTGCAACCCATTTCTTACTGATGTGGAGCTCCACCTGCCCGGAACGGCAGGCGAATCCCCAAGAGCAACTCCTTCTGGCCCGGGCCGCCGCCTGCTATGCCCAGGTGGGAGAGGCTTTGACGGAACTGCGGACGTTGTTTCCTTTCCCCTCCGGAGGCGATCCCGCCGATCCGGGAAAGGCACAGGCGGCGGTGAAGCTGTTGGAGAAGGCAAAGGAGGCGGAGACAGAGGGGTTGCATCTGCTCGAGGAATTGTCCGGGAATTTAGTAGAGGAGGGAAATATAAAATGA